The following coding sequences lie in one Bacteroides helcogenes P 36-108 genomic window:
- the sppA gene encoding signal peptide peptidase SppA: MKDFLKFTLATITGIIVSSIILFFISILVFFSIVSSSDSETQVRKNSIMMLDLNGMLAERTQENPFDFLLGDEYNTYGLDDILSSIKKAKENADIKGIYIQACSLGGASFASLEEIRNSLKDFKESGKFIVAYGDTYTQSLYYLSSIADKVLLNPKGAVEWKGLAASPMFFKDLLGKIGVEMQIFKVGTYKSAVEPFISTEMSPANREQVNAYLASIWKQIMGDVATSRKISVDSLNAAANSMLMFYPAERCVKAGLADTLIYKNDVRNYLKTMAGIEENDKMPVLSLKNMVNIKKNVPKDKSGNVIAIYYAYGEIDGGSSSTLTGEEGINSEKVIKDLRKLKDDKDVKAVVLRVNSPGGSAYGSEQIWYAVSELKKKKPVIVSMGDYAASGGYYISCNADTIVAEPTTLTGSIGIFGMFPNAKGLADKIGISFDVVKTNRYSDFGMITRPMNEGEKGLLQMYINQGYDTFLARCSEGRGISKEELDKIAQGRVWTGSKAKELGLVDELGGIDRALEIAIAKAGTDTYTIMSYPKKENFLESFMNSNPGNYIKAHLLNSKVGEMYKQFSILDNFDRCDRLQARVPFELNIQ; this comes from the coding sequence ATGAAAGATTTTCTAAAATTTACGCTTGCCACCATAACCGGTATCATAGTATCAAGCATCATTTTGTTTTTCATCAGTATTCTGGTATTTTTCAGCATAGTATCATCCTCTGATTCAGAGACACAAGTACGCAAAAACTCCATTATGATGCTTGATCTGAACGGCATGTTGGCAGAACGCACTCAAGAAAATCCGTTCGATTTTCTATTGGGTGATGAATACAACACTTACGGACTGGATGACATCCTCTCCTCCATCAAAAAAGCCAAGGAAAATGCTGACATCAAAGGTATCTACATACAGGCATGTTCATTGGGAGGAGCAAGTTTCGCATCTTTGGAAGAAATTCGGAATTCCCTGAAAGATTTCAAAGAATCGGGTAAGTTCATCGTAGCTTATGGTGACACTTATACACAAAGCTTGTATTATTTGTCGAGCATAGCAGACAAGGTGCTGCTCAATCCCAAAGGTGCCGTTGAATGGAAAGGGCTCGCTGCCTCGCCGATGTTCTTCAAAGATTTGCTGGGAAAAATCGGTGTGGAAATGCAAATTTTTAAGGTAGGTACATATAAATCGGCAGTGGAGCCGTTTATCTCCACTGAAATGAGTCCTGCCAACCGCGAACAGGTAAATGCATACCTCGCTTCCATTTGGAAACAGATAATGGGTGATGTAGCTACTTCACGCAAAATAAGCGTTGATTCATTGAATGCCGCCGCCAACAGCATGCTGATGTTCTATCCTGCTGAGAGATGTGTAAAAGCAGGTCTGGCCGACACTTTAATATATAAGAATGATGTGCGGAACTATTTGAAAACTATGGCGGGTATCGAAGAAAATGACAAAATGCCGGTGCTGAGTCTCAAGAATATGGTAAACATAAAGAAAAATGTTCCCAAAGACAAAAGCGGAAATGTAATTGCAATATATTATGCGTATGGTGAGATTGATGGAGGAAGCTCCTCTACTTTAACCGGCGAAGAAGGCATCAATTCAGAGAAAGTCATTAAAGATCTGCGCAAACTGAAGGATGACAAAGATGTGAAAGCTGTTGTGCTACGCGTAAATTCACCGGGCGGAAGTGCATACGGCTCCGAACAAATTTGGTATGCCGTCAGTGAACTGAAGAAAAAGAAACCTGTCATCGTGTCTATGGGTGACTATGCTGCATCGGGTGGTTACTATATCTCGTGCAATGCCGATACTATCGTTGCCGAACCGACTACTCTGACCGGTTCTATCGGCATCTTCGGCATGTTCCCCAACGCAAAGGGATTGGCAGACAAAATTGGTATAAGTTTTGATGTTGTGAAGACCAACCGATATTCGGATTTCGGCATGATTACCCGCCCTATGAATGAAGGAGAAAAGGGGCTGCTCCAAATGTATATAAATCAGGGATACGACACTTTCCTGGCGCGTTGCTCCGAGGGCCGCGGCATCAGTAAGGAAGAATTGGATAAAATAGCTCAAGGTCGTGTATGGACAGGAAGCAAAGCCAAAGAATTAGGATTAGTTGACGAACTGGGCGGCATAGACAGGGCGCTGGAAATCGCCATTGCCAAAGCAGGAACAGACACATACACCATAATGAGTTATCCGAAGAAAGAGAACTTCCTTGAAAGTTTTATGAATTCCAATCCTGGTAACTATATCAAGGCACATCTGCTGAACAGCAAAGTAGGTGAAATGTACAAACAATTCAGCATACTTGACAACTTTGACAGGTGCGACCGCCTGCAAGCGCGAGTACCTTTTGAACTTAACATTCAATAA
- the lpxK gene encoding tetraacyldisaccharide 4'-kinase, with amino-acid sequence MEENFIKIHHWLYPLSWLYGIGVRLRNKLFDWGWLRSKSFDVPIICVGNLAVGGTGKTPHTEYLIKILQNAGMNVATLSRGYKRNSKGYILADNQSNAILIGDEPYQIKSKFPNIQVAVDEDRCHGIEQLLKLEKPVVDVILLDDAFQHRYVKPGMSILLTDFHRLLCDDSLLPAGRLREPASGKIRAQIVIVTKCPDDIKPIDFNIIAKRLHLYPYQQLYFSRFRYGTLRPLFSEKADSRKTLSSLRENEQVLLVTGIASPTSLVKEMESYTTHVKLLAFDDHHDFSHKDLQQIKGQFMQMKEGARLIITTEKDAARLKFHPALDEILKPYIYVLPIEIEFLQNQQHIFNQNITGYVRTNSRNRIFPERKDAHTS; translated from the coding sequence ATGGAAGAGAACTTTATCAAGATACATCATTGGTTATATCCCCTATCCTGGCTTTACGGAATAGGAGTACGCCTGCGCAACAAACTCTTTGACTGGGGATGGCTCCGGTCAAAGAGTTTTGACGTTCCTATAATATGCGTGGGTAACCTTGCCGTGGGCGGAACAGGTAAGACCCCCCATACAGAGTATCTAATAAAAATCCTGCAAAATGCTGGCATGAATGTCGCCACATTGAGTCGTGGCTACAAGCGAAACAGCAAAGGATATATATTGGCAGACAACCAAAGCAACGCCATACTGATAGGTGATGAACCGTACCAAATAAAAAGTAAATTCCCCAATATACAGGTGGCCGTAGATGAGGACCGGTGTCACGGCATCGAACAACTGTTAAAATTGGAAAAGCCGGTTGTTGATGTCATCTTATTGGACGATGCCTTTCAACACCGTTATGTAAAACCGGGAATGAGCATTTTACTCACAGATTTTCACCGGCTGCTGTGCGATGACAGCCTGCTCCCCGCCGGAAGACTACGCGAACCGGCAAGCGGCAAAATCCGGGCACAAATTGTCATAGTCACCAAATGTCCGGACGATATCAAGCCTATAGACTTCAATATCATTGCCAAGCGGCTACACCTATATCCATACCAACAACTGTATTTTTCACGATTCCGCTACGGCACACTACGACCGCTGTTCTCTGAAAAGGCCGACAGTCGTAAAACTCTCTCTTCCTTAAGAGAAAACGAACAAGTGCTATTAGTTACAGGCATCGCCTCTCCCACCTCGTTGGTAAAAGAAATGGAGTCTTACACCACGCATGTCAAACTGCTGGCATTTGACGATCATCATGATTTTAGCCATAAAGACCTGCAACAGATAAAAGGACAATTCATGCAAATGAAAGAAGGAGCACGTCTGATTATCACGACAGAAAAAGATGCAGCAAGATTAAAGTTCCATCCGGCACTCGACGAAATACTAAAGCCTTATATCTATGTGCTACCAATAGAAATAGAATTTTTACAAAATCAACAACATATATTTAACCAAAACATTACTGGCTATGTTAGAACGAATTCAAGAAACCGCATCTTTCCTGAAAGGAAAGATGCACACACATCCTGA
- a CDS encoding purine-nucleoside phosphorylase, giving the protein MLERIQETASFLKGKMHTHPETAIILGTGLGSLAGEITEKYEIKYEDIPNFPISTVEGHCGKLIFGKLGNKDILAMQGRFHYYEGYSMKEVTFPVRVMQELGIKTLFVSNASGGTNPDFEIGDLMIITDHINYFPEHPLRGKNIPYGPRFPDMSEAYDKELIRKADAIAAEKGIKVQHGVYIGTQGPTFETPAEYKLFHILGADAVGMSTVPEVIVANHCGIKVFGVSVITDLGVEGKIVEVSHEEVQKAADEAQPRMAEIMRELINNV; this is encoded by the coding sequence ATGTTAGAACGAATTCAAGAAACCGCATCTTTCCTGAAAGGAAAGATGCACACACATCCTGAGACTGCAATTATTCTGGGAACCGGGCTTGGCAGCCTTGCCGGCGAAATCACCGAGAAGTATGAAATAAAGTATGAAGACATTCCCAATTTTCCCATCTCCACTGTCGAAGGACACTGTGGAAAACTGATCTTCGGCAAACTGGGCAATAAAGACATTCTGGCAATGCAAGGGCGTTTTCATTATTATGAAGGTTATTCCATGAAGGAAGTCACTTTTCCGGTACGCGTAATGCAAGAACTTGGCATCAAAACTCTGTTTGTATCCAATGCCAGCGGCGGAACCAATCCAGACTTCGAAATCGGTGACCTGATGATTATTACTGACCACATCAACTACTTTCCGGAACATCCGCTTCGTGGCAAAAACATTCCATACGGTCCCCGTTTTCCGGACATGAGCGAGGCATACGATAAGGAGCTTATCCGCAAAGCCGATGCCATAGCTGCAGAAAAAGGCATCAAAGTGCAACACGGAGTGTATATCGGCACTCAAGGGCCTACGTTTGAAACTCCTGCAGAATACAAGTTGTTCCACATTCTGGGAGCTGATGCAGTGGGAATGTCCACCGTACCCGAAGTAATCGTTGCAAATCATTGTGGCATCAAAGTGTTTGGTGTATCCGTAATCACCGACTTGGGAGTAGAAGGCAAGATCGTAGAAGTCTCCCATGAAGAAGTACAGAAAGCAGCAGACGAAGCGCAACCAAGGATGGCCGAGATTATGAGAGAACTGATTAACAATGTATAA
- the thiL gene encoding thiamine-phosphate kinase, protein MISRTEIATLGEFGLIRRLTEGMKLKNKSSQYGIGDDAAVLSYPANKEVLVTTDLLLEGVHFDLIYVPLKHLGYKSAIVNFSDIYAMNGIPQQITVSLGLSKRFSIEDMEELYAGIRLACEEYNVDIVGGDTSSSYTGLTISITCIGEGEKGKVVYRNGARETDLICVTGDLGAAYMGLQLLEREKSVLRRVDKELQPDFAGKEYLLERQLKPEARRDIIEKLAEEGIKPTAMMDVSDGLSSELLHICTQSNVGCRIYEEHIPIDYQTAVMAEEFNMNLTTCALNGGEDYELLFTVPIADHEKVSEMEGVKLIGHITKPDLGCALITRDGQEFELKAQGWNPLKEESHATEKSEESK, encoded by the coding sequence ATGATTAGTAGAACAGAAATAGCGACCCTCGGCGAGTTCGGATTGATACGCCGCCTCACCGAAGGGATGAAACTAAAAAACAAATCAAGTCAATACGGTATCGGTGACGACGCTGCTGTCCTTTCATATCCAGCAAACAAGGAAGTTCTTGTCACTACCGATCTGCTATTGGAAGGCGTACACTTCGACCTGATCTATGTCCCCCTCAAGCATTTGGGATATAAATCGGCAATAGTCAATTTTTCCGATATTTATGCCATGAATGGAATTCCCCAGCAAATTACCGTTTCACTGGGATTATCCAAACGATTCAGCATAGAAGACATGGAAGAATTGTATGCTGGCATTCGGTTGGCGTGCGAAGAATACAATGTGGATATTGTTGGCGGAGACACATCTTCTTCTTATACAGGACTGACTATCAGCATTACCTGCATCGGTGAGGGCGAAAAGGGGAAAGTAGTCTATCGCAATGGAGCCAGAGAAACCGACCTTATCTGCGTAACCGGCGATCTTGGTGCAGCTTATATGGGATTGCAACTTCTGGAACGCGAAAAGTCTGTTCTTCGCAGAGTTGACAAAGAGCTGCAACCTGATTTTGCAGGCAAAGAGTATCTTCTGGAACGCCAACTAAAACCGGAAGCACGCCGTGACATCATTGAAAAATTAGCTGAAGAAGGCATAAAGCCTACCGCCATGATGGATGTTTCAGATGGTCTTTCCTCCGAACTTCTACATATTTGCACTCAAAGTAATGTCGGTTGCCGCATTTATGAAGAGCATATCCCCATCGACTACCAAACAGCAGTCATGGCAGAGGAGTTCAACATGAACCTTACAACTTGTGCCCTCAATGGCGGCGAAGATTATGAACTGCTATTCACTGTACCTATTGCAGATCATGAAAAAGTTTCTGAAATGGAAGGGGTCAAACTCATTGGCCATATCACCAAACCAGATCTAGGCTGTGCCTTGATTACCCGTGATGGGCAAGAATTTGAGTTGAAGGCACAGGGATGGAATCCATTAAAAGAAGAATCTCATGCCACCGAAAAATCGGAAGAAAGCAAGTAA
- a CDS encoding site-specific integrase, translated as MERNSFSVLFFIKKTKLLKNGEASVCMRITVNGVRVENNIRMSIEPASWNQAKECARGKNRKAQELNSYIEEARIRLHRLCSNMEEQKQPVTARLLQEKFFRQNEKPEEIRTIIGTMTEHNEQCRALVGKDYALITVRRYDNCKKYLNEVIRYKYAKDDLPLTEVNGELVRAFEFYLKTERECQQNTVIRYMKCLKKIINLALSNEWITKNPFLGIKFHEKEVIREFLTIDELMRIYNKEFELDRITLVRDVFIFAAFTGLAFIDVQQLSAEHIIKDNNGHYWIRKARQKTNNMCNIPLLDIPMQILNKYSNNPQCLKKQVLLPVPCNQKMNSYLKEIADLCNINKRMSTHTARHSYATSVCLANGVSIENVAKMLGHSNIKMTQHYAKVMDSSILKDMMNVKSALSKVI; from the coding sequence ATGGAAAGAAATTCATTCAGCGTGCTTTTCTTCATAAAGAAAACCAAACTATTAAAAAACGGAGAGGCATCCGTATGTATGCGTATCACTGTAAATGGTGTACGTGTCGAGAACAATATCCGTATGAGTATTGAGCCTGCATCATGGAATCAGGCGAAGGAGTGTGCACGCGGCAAGAACCGCAAGGCACAGGAGCTTAATTCCTACATAGAGGAAGCGCGAATAAGACTTCATAGACTGTGCTCGAATATGGAGGAACAGAAACAACCTGTTACGGCAAGGCTCCTGCAAGAAAAATTCTTCAGACAGAACGAGAAACCAGAAGAAATCCGTACCATAATCGGAACAATGACGGAACACAACGAGCAATGCCGTGCACTTGTAGGAAAGGACTATGCCCTTATTACCGTCCGCAGATATGACAACTGTAAAAAGTATCTGAATGAGGTTATCAGATATAAGTATGCAAAGGATGACTTACCTTTAACGGAGGTAAACGGCGAGTTGGTACGAGCCTTTGAATTCTATCTGAAGACAGAAAGAGAATGCCAACAAAATACAGTCATACGCTATATGAAATGCTTAAAGAAAATAATCAACTTAGCTTTGTCAAATGAATGGATAACAAAAAATCCATTTCTCGGCATCAAGTTCCATGAGAAGGAGGTAATACGTGAATTCCTTACAATAGATGAGCTTATGAGAATTTACAATAAGGAGTTTGAGTTAGATCGTATAACATTGGTTAGGGATGTATTCATATTTGCAGCCTTTACAGGTCTTGCATTCATTGATGTACAACAACTATCTGCCGAACATATCATAAAGGACAATAATGGGCACTACTGGATTCGTAAGGCACGCCAGAAGACCAACAACATGTGTAACATACCATTACTTGATATTCCGATGCAGATATTGAATAAGTACAGTAATAATCCACAATGCCTAAAGAAGCAAGTGCTCCTTCCTGTTCCATGCAATCAGAAGATGAACAGCTACCTTAAAGAGATCGCCGATCTGTGCAATATCAACAAGCGGATGAGCACTCACACCGCCCGGCATTCCTATGCTACTTCTGTATGCTTAGCCAACGGAGTAAGCATCGAGAATGTAGCCAAGATGCTCGGTCATTCCAATATAAAGATGACGCAGCACTATGCAAAGGTTATGGACAGTTCAATCCTCAAGGATATGATGAATGTAAAATCTGCACTTTCAAAAGTCATATGA